The Aminithiophilus ramosus genome contains a region encoding:
- a CDS encoding DUF2179 domain-containing protein has protein sequence MEILFAAALIFLARVADVSMATVRMLLLVKGRRGIAAFVGFFEVSLYLLSLQYVLKAGLSSPLNFIAYAGGYATGNFMGSLLEEKLLSGHVLVEIIAHDVAGGACMANTLREAGFGTTVITGEGRNGPRLVLKVVCDRNDRHRVLAATKGCSAFVFVSDLKGVQGGHFQRKAK, from the coding sequence ATGGAAATCCTCTTCGCCGCCGCCCTTATCTTCCTCGCCCGCGTCGCCGACGTCTCCATGGCGACGGTGCGGATGCTGCTTCTGGTCAAAGGGAGGCGGGGAATCGCCGCCTTCGTGGGCTTTTTCGAAGTTTCCCTCTACCTCCTCTCCCTCCAGTACGTCCTCAAGGCCGGCCTGTCGAGCCCTCTCAACTTCATCGCCTACGCCGGAGGCTACGCCACGGGCAACTTCATGGGCTCCCTGCTGGAGGAGAAACTCCTCTCCGGCCACGTCCTCGTCGAGATCATCGCCCACGACGTGGCCGGAGGCGCCTGCATGGCCAACACCCTACGCGAGGCCGGCTTCGGAACGACGGTCATCACCGGAGAAGGGCGCAACGGCCCCCGCCTGGTCCTCAAGGTCGTCTGCGACCGCAACGACCGCCACAGGGTTCTGGCGGCGACGAAGGGGTGCAGCGCCTTCGTCTTCGTCTCCGACCTCAAGGGGGTCCAGGGCGGCCATTTCCAGAGGAAGGCCAAGTGA
- a CDS encoding lysozyme family protein: MKKTTALVTLLVLLLSAAASGAEEILSLDRSRLAAFARRYPGDDWASTRRQVMADYFSIVNRDLSEQRRMNYAVYVDRSAAQYGLDPFVVAAVMIHRSGLDWLSKGEGEYGLMRVDWTANKAWIVKEDSRIDEPRILMKPVLNVRMGCALMADRLTLSGRSYDEMVARFYGRGGLSASSEIERHYRNMAQSFRESVEARRP; this comes from the coding sequence ATGAAAAAGACGACAGCCCTTGTGACTCTCCTTGTGCTTCTTCTGTCGGCGGCCGCGTCGGGAGCGGAGGAGATCCTTTCCCTCGACCGCTCCCGTCTGGCCGCCTTCGCCCGCCGCTATCCGGGAGATGATTGGGCCTCGACGCGCCGCCAGGTCATGGCCGACTATTTCTCCATCGTCAACCGAGACCTTTCGGAACAGCGGCGCATGAACTACGCCGTGTACGTCGATCGCTCGGCGGCCCAGTACGGCCTCGACCCCTTCGTCGTCGCCGCCGTCATGATCCACCGTTCGGGCCTGGACTGGCTCTCCAAGGGAGAGGGGGAGTACGGTCTGATGAGGGTGGACTGGACGGCGAACAAGGCCTGGATCGTCAAGGAGGATTCCCGCATCGACGAGCCCCGCATCCTGATGAAGCCCGTCCTGAACGTCCGCATGGGCTGCGCCCTCATGGCCGACAGGCTGACTCTCTCGGGTCGCAGCTACGACGAGATGGTCGCGCGCTTCTACGGCCGGGGCGGCCTCTCGGCCTCGTCGGAGATCGAGCGCCACTACCGCAACATGGCCCAGTCCTTCCGG